The following are encoded in a window of Solibacillus sp. FSL R7-0668 genomic DNA:
- a CDS encoding YufK family protein: MKNPYLYGYLPLFTIILFSFTFGIFAVSESLQLFQSIGVYNGMREFLSDLELRFVLLIVFALLFFMFFSALKLIGETIHELGMLFFSKDKEGQTIHAARGGYVIFFFGAFASLIGIQSLLILVVIFLATVFCYFIFNVYKMSQYMSITGVIGLIFFEVMTWFVIMALVVYAVIKLYNGILASLPFA, translated from the coding sequence ATGAAAAACCCATATTTATATGGTTACTTACCATTATTTACAATTATTTTATTTAGCTTTACATTCGGTATATTTGCGGTATCTGAATCACTTCAATTATTTCAATCTATTGGTGTGTACAATGGAATGCGTGAGTTTTTATCGGACTTAGAATTGCGCTTTGTATTACTAATTGTTTTTGCGCTCTTGTTTTTTATGTTTTTTTCAGCATTAAAGCTAATTGGTGAAACCATTCATGAACTGGGCATGCTCTTTTTTTCAAAGGATAAAGAGGGGCAAACGATTCATGCGGCGCGTGGTGGCTATGTGATTTTCTTCTTTGGTGCATTTGCATCATTAATCGGTATTCAATCGCTTCTTATTTTAGTCGTCATTTTCTTAGCAACGGTTTTTTGCTATTTCATCTTTAATGTTTATAAAATGAGTCAATACATGTCCATAACGGGGGTTATTGGTTTAATCTTTTTTGAAGTCATGACATGGTTTGTCATTATGGCATTAGTGGTCTATGCGGTGATTAAGCTGTATAACGGCATTTTAGCGAGTTTACCCTTTGCATAA